Proteins from a genomic interval of Streptomyces sp. NBC_00820:
- a CDS encoding AMP-dependent synthetase/ligase — protein MREFSLPALYEVPADGNLTDIVRRNAAQHPDVAVMARKVEGAWQDVTARQFLAEVHAAAKGLIAAGVQPGDRIGLMSRTRYEWTLLDFAIWSAGAVTVPVYETSSPEQVQWILSDSGATAVVVELDNHAAAVEAVRETLPALKHVWQIEAGGIEELGRLGQDVSDATVDERSSLAKADDAATIVYTSGTTGRPKGCVLTHRSFLAECGNIVERLRPLFRTGECSILLFLPLAHVFGRVVEIAPMMAPIKLGCVPDIKNLTDELSSFRPTMILGVPRVFEKVYNSARAKAQADGKGAIFDKAADTAIAYSRALDTPSGPSLKLRLKHRVFDKLVYSKLRAVLGGRGEYAISGGAPLGERLGHFFRGIGFTVLEGYGLTESCAATTFNPWDRQKIGTVGQPLPGSVVRIADDGEVLLHGEHLFREYWNNPAATAEALADGWFHTGDIGTLDEDGYLRITGRKKEIIVTAGGKNVAPAVIEDRIRAHALVAECMVVGDGRPFVGALVTIDEEFLGRWAVEHGKPADSTAAALRDDPDLLAAIQTAVDDGNAAVSKAESVRKFRVLASQFSEESGHLTPSLKLKRNVVAKDYADDIEALYTK, from the coding sequence TTGCGCGAGTTCAGCCTTCCGGCTTTGTACGAGGTCCCTGCGGACGGAAATCTGACCGACATCGTCCGCAGAAACGCCGCGCAGCACCCTGACGTCGCCGTGATGGCCCGCAAGGTGGAAGGCGCCTGGCAGGATGTGACGGCCCGCCAGTTCCTGGCCGAGGTGCACGCCGCCGCCAAGGGCCTGATCGCCGCCGGTGTGCAGCCGGGCGACCGGATCGGCCTGATGTCGCGCACCCGTTACGAGTGGACGCTGCTGGACTTCGCGATCTGGAGCGCGGGCGCGGTCACCGTGCCGGTGTACGAGACCAGCTCGCCGGAGCAGGTGCAGTGGATCCTGTCCGACTCGGGTGCGACCGCCGTCGTCGTGGAGCTGGACAACCACGCGGCCGCCGTGGAGGCGGTGCGCGAGACGCTGCCCGCTCTCAAGCACGTCTGGCAGATCGAGGCCGGCGGCATCGAGGAGCTGGGCCGGCTCGGCCAGGACGTGTCGGACGCGACGGTGGACGAGCGCAGCTCGCTCGCCAAGGCCGACGACGCGGCGACGATCGTCTACACGAGCGGAACGACCGGGCGCCCCAAGGGCTGTGTGCTCACGCACCGCAGCTTCCTCGCCGAGTGCGGGAACATCGTCGAGCGGCTGCGTCCGCTGTTCCGCACCGGTGAGTGCTCCATCCTGCTCTTCCTGCCGCTCGCGCACGTCTTCGGGCGGGTGGTGGAGATCGCGCCGATGATGGCGCCGATCAAGCTCGGCTGTGTGCCGGACATCAAGAACCTCACCGACGAGCTGTCCTCGTTCCGGCCGACGATGATCCTCGGTGTCCCGCGCGTCTTCGAGAAGGTCTACAACTCGGCGCGGGCCAAGGCGCAGGCGGACGGCAAGGGCGCGATCTTCGACAAGGCCGCGGACACCGCGATCGCCTACAGCCGTGCGCTGGACACCCCCTCGGGTCCGTCCCTGAAGCTGCGGCTCAAGCACCGGGTCTTCGACAAGCTGGTCTACAGCAAGCTGCGCGCGGTCCTCGGCGGCCGGGGCGAGTACGCCATCTCCGGCGGCGCCCCGCTGGGCGAGCGGCTCGGCCACTTCTTCCGGGGCATCGGCTTCACGGTGCTGGAGGGCTACGGCCTGACCGAGTCCTGCGCGGCGACGACGTTCAACCCGTGGGACCGCCAGAAGATCGGCACGGTCGGCCAGCCGCTGCCCGGCTCGGTGGTGCGCATAGCGGACGACGGCGAGGTGCTGCTGCACGGCGAGCACCTGTTCCGGGAGTACTGGAACAACCCGGCCGCGACCGCGGAGGCGCTGGCCGACGGCTGGTTCCACACCGGTGACATCGGCACCCTCGACGAGGACGGGTATCTGCGGATCACCGGCCGCAAGAAGGAGATCATCGTCACCGCGGGCGGCAAGAACGTGGCCCCGGCGGTGATCGAGGACCGCATCCGGGCGCACGCGCTGGTCGCGGAGTGCATGGTGGTGGGCGACGGGCGTCCGTTCGTCGGCGCGCTGGTCACCATCGACGAGGAGTTCCTGGGCCGCTGGGCCGTCGAGCACGGCAAGCCGGCGGACTCCACCGCTGCGGCGCTGCGCGACGACCCGGATCTGCTCGCGGCGATCCAGACGGCGGTCGACGACGGCAACGCGGCGGTGTCGAAGGCCGAGTCGGTGCGCAAGTTCCGCGTTCTCGCCTCCCAGTTCTCGGAGGAGTCGGGCCACCTCACGCCGTCGCTGAAGCTGAAGCGGAACGTGGTGGCGAAGGACTACGCGGACGACATCGAGGCGCTCTACACCAAGTAG
- a CDS encoding glycosyltransferase family 4 protein — MHKTLIVTNDFPPRPGGIQAFLHNMALRLDPGRLVVYASTWKRGEEGARATAAFDAEQPFTVVRDRTTMLLPTPGATRRAAGLLREHGCTSVWFGAAAPLGLMAPALRRAGAERLVATTHGHEAGWAQLPAARQLLGRIGESTDTITYLGEYTRSRIATALSPEAAGRMTQLPPGVDEKTFHPGSGGDEVRARLGLTDRPVVVCVSRLVPRKGQDTLIRAMPRILAAEPDTVLLVVGGGPYERDLRRLARETGVEASVRFTGAVPWSELPAHYGAGDVFAMPCRTRRGGLDVEGLGIVYLEASATGLPVVAGDSGGAPDAVLDGETGWVVRGGEPAETADRITALLGDAELRRRMGERGRRWVEEKWRWDLLAEKLRTLL; from the coding sequence ATGCACAAGACCCTGATCGTGACCAACGACTTCCCGCCCCGCCCCGGCGGCATCCAGGCCTTCCTGCACAACATGGCCCTGCGCCTGGATCCCGGCCGGCTGGTCGTCTACGCCTCCACCTGGAAGCGCGGCGAGGAGGGCGCGCGGGCCACGGCCGCCTTCGACGCCGAGCAGCCCTTCACCGTCGTACGCGACCGTACGACGATGCTGCTGCCCACCCCCGGAGCGACCCGGCGGGCGGCCGGGCTGCTGCGCGAGCACGGCTGCACCTCCGTGTGGTTCGGCGCGGCGGCCCCGCTCGGTCTGATGGCACCCGCGCTGCGCCGGGCCGGCGCCGAACGGCTGGTGGCGACCACGCACGGGCACGAGGCCGGCTGGGCCCAGCTGCCCGCGGCCCGGCAACTGCTGGGCCGCATCGGGGAGTCCACGGACACGATCACCTACCTCGGCGAGTACACCCGCTCCCGGATCGCGACCGCGCTGAGCCCCGAGGCGGCCGGCCGGATGACGCAACTGCCGCCCGGGGTCGACGAGAAGACCTTCCACCCCGGCTCGGGCGGCGACGAGGTCCGCGCCCGGCTCGGGCTCACCGACCGCCCGGTCGTCGTGTGCGTCTCCCGGCTGGTGCCGAGGAAGGGGCAGGACACCCTCATCCGGGCGATGCCCCGGATCCTGGCCGCCGAGCCGGACACCGTACTGCTCGTGGTCGGCGGCGGCCCCTACGAGCGGGACCTGCGCCGACTGGCCCGGGAGACCGGGGTCGAGGCCTCCGTGCGCTTCACCGGCGCGGTGCCCTGGTCCGAACTGCCCGCGCACTACGGCGCGGGCGACGTCTTCGCCATGCCCTGCCGCACCCGGCGCGGAGGCCTGGACGTCGAGGGGCTCGGCATCGTCTACCTGGAGGCGTCCGCCACCGGGCTCCCGGTCGTCGCCGGGGACTCGGGCGGCGCGCCCGACGCCGTGCTCGACGGCGAGACCGGCTGGGTGGTCCGGGGCGGCGAGCCCGCCGAGACCGCCGACCGGATCACCGCCCTGCTCGGCGACGCCGAGCTGCGCCGCCGGATGGGCGAGCGGGGGCGCCGCTGGGTCGAGGAGAAGTGGCGCTGGGACCTGCTCGCGGAGAAGCTCAGGACCCTGCTCTGA
- a CDS encoding glycosyltransferase 87 family protein → MQAKGSGRSRVWLLATWAVTRAVLLLLVFRIYVLPGPDVTSDVSVIYRDWYDVLRHGTFPLDDVTWQYPPVAALAILSPATLPFLGYAHAFFVLAFLADLAVLALLAYTGGRPGRSDRGAWVWTAGVPLLGPTVYARYDVMVTAVAVAALLAGVGRPRVMGALAALGALLKVWPALLLAGSFRRGAWASAVVTVAGLTALSAVSMPGAFAFLSFQRERGTEVESLGALVFHVARHFGWQGQTLLNYGSIEFLGPYVGVVSTASLVLTGGAFGWLLLWRLRVTRTSAHTLADAAFTAVLMFTVTSRVISPQYLVWLVGLAAVCLCFRAGRMGPPAVMVVVACLVTLLEFPLGFIHVVTSDLYGITLLAVRNGLLVAASWSAARRLWHSTVPPAAKATVPPQATHTEETPVSS, encoded by the coding sequence GTGCAGGCGAAGGGCTCCGGGCGGTCCCGGGTGTGGCTGCTCGCGACCTGGGCCGTGACCCGCGCGGTGCTGCTGCTCCTGGTGTTCCGGATCTACGTCCTGCCCGGTCCCGACGTCACCTCCGACGTGTCGGTGATCTACCGGGACTGGTACGACGTGCTGCGCCACGGAACGTTTCCGCTGGACGACGTGACCTGGCAGTACCCGCCCGTGGCCGCGCTCGCGATCCTCTCCCCCGCCACGCTGCCCTTCCTCGGCTACGCGCACGCCTTCTTCGTGCTGGCGTTCCTCGCCGACCTGGCCGTGCTGGCCCTGCTGGCGTACACGGGCGGGCGTCCGGGCCGGTCGGACCGCGGGGCCTGGGTGTGGACGGCCGGCGTACCGCTGCTCGGCCCGACGGTGTACGCCCGCTACGACGTGATGGTGACCGCGGTGGCCGTGGCCGCGCTGCTCGCCGGGGTGGGGCGCCCGAGGGTGATGGGCGCGCTGGCCGCCCTCGGGGCGCTGCTGAAGGTGTGGCCGGCGCTGCTGCTGGCGGGCTCCTTCCGGCGCGGGGCGTGGGCGTCGGCGGTGGTGACCGTGGCAGGGCTCACGGCGCTGTCCGCGGTGTCGATGCCGGGCGCCTTCGCCTTCCTGTCCTTCCAGCGGGAGCGCGGCACCGAGGTGGAGTCGCTGGGCGCGCTGGTCTTCCATGTGGCCCGGCACTTCGGCTGGCAGGGGCAGACACTGCTGAACTACGGGTCGATCGAGTTCCTCGGCCCGTACGTCGGCGTGGTCAGCACCGCGTCCCTGGTGCTGACCGGGGGCGCGTTCGGCTGGCTGCTGCTGTGGCGGCTCCGGGTGACCCGCACAAGCGCGCACACGCTCGCGGACGCGGCCTTCACGGCGGTGCTCATGTTCACGGTCACCAGTCGGGTGATAAGCCCGCAGTACCTGGTGTGGCTGGTCGGCCTGGCCGCGGTGTGCCTGTGCTTCCGGGCGGGCCGGATGGGACCGCCCGCCGTCATGGTCGTCGTGGCGTGCCTGGTGACGCTGCTGGAGTTCCCGCTCGGCTTCATCCACGTGGTGACGAGCGACTTGTACGGCATCACGCTGCTGGCCGTCCGCAACGGCCTGCTGGTAGCGGCCTCCTGGTCGGCGGCCCGCCGCCTGTGGCACTCGACGGTGCCCCCGGCCGCGAAGGCCACCGTCCCGCCTCAGGCGACCCACACCGAGGAGACCCCCGTCTCCTCCTGA
- a CDS encoding C40 family peptidase, which yields MGFHRRLAPSGFDRGSAALCVLSAAAAALGAVPAHATPHEDARAEVDRLYEEAEKATQAYDKADERADTLRREIRDAQDHIARRQSYVNAVRERLGSLAGAQYRSGGVDPAVALLFSDDPDDYLDKATTLDRIDAQQAGQLRQLTSALRELAQERTEAAGKLAELERSREAVARHKRAVEKKLARARRLLNTLPAGERAAYDRASRSSRAGLGGLDGLPGAAAPSARTAAALAAVRSALGRPYVWGANGPSGFDCSGLMQWSYAHAGIHLPRTSQEQRNAGRRVPLSQARPGDLIVYRADASHVAMYVGNGRVIHAPYPGAPVRYDPVGMMPVSSVTRP from the coding sequence GTGGGGTTCCATCGCCGCCTTGCCCCGTCCGGATTCGACCGGGGTTCCGCCGCCCTCTGCGTGCTCTCGGCCGCGGCCGCCGCGCTCGGCGCCGTGCCCGCGCACGCCACGCCGCACGAGGACGCCCGCGCAGAGGTCGACCGCCTCTACGAGGAGGCCGAGAAGGCGACCCAGGCCTACGACAAGGCCGACGAGCGCGCCGACACCCTGCGCCGGGAGATCCGCGACGCCCAGGACCACATCGCGCGCCGCCAGAGCTACGTCAACGCCGTGCGGGAGCGGCTCGGTTCGCTGGCCGGCGCCCAGTACCGCTCCGGCGGCGTCGACCCGGCCGTGGCCCTGCTCTTCTCCGACGACCCCGACGACTACCTCGACAAGGCCACCACCCTCGACCGCATCGACGCCCAGCAGGCCGGACAGCTCAGGCAGTTGACCTCCGCGCTGCGCGAACTCGCCCAGGAACGCACCGAGGCCGCCGGGAAACTGGCGGAGCTGGAGCGCAGCCGCGAGGCGGTCGCCCGGCACAAACGGGCCGTGGAGAAGAAGCTCGCCAGGGCTCGGCGGCTGCTGAACACCCTGCCCGCCGGTGAACGCGCCGCCTACGACCGGGCCTCCCGCTCCTCCCGCGCCGGCCTCGGCGGCCTGGACGGCCTGCCGGGCGCCGCCGCGCCCTCCGCCCGGACCGCGGCCGCGCTGGCCGCCGTCCGCTCCGCGCTCGGCCGCCCCTACGTGTGGGGAGCGAACGGCCCCTCCGGGTTCGACTGCTCGGGGCTGATGCAGTGGTCGTACGCGCACGCGGGCATCCACCTGCCGCGCACCTCCCAGGAGCAGCGGAACGCCGGCCGGCGGGTCCCGCTCTCCCAGGCGCGCCCGGGCGACCTGATCGTCTACCGCGCCGACGCCAGCCATGTGGCGATGTACGTCGGGAACGGCCGGGTGATCCACGCGCCCTACCCGGGGGCCCCGGTGCGCTACGACCCGGTCGGGATGATGCCCGTCTCCTCCGTGACCCGGCCCTGA